In one Streptomyces sp. NBC_01288 genomic region, the following are encoded:
- a CDS encoding DUF47 domain-containing protein — protein sequence MRFRLTPRETSFYDMFAASADNIVTGSKLLMELLGADTAGRAEIAERMRAAEHAGDDATHAIFHQLNSSFITPFDREDIYNLASCLDDIMDFMEEAVDLVVLYNVEELPKGVEQQIEVLARAAELTAEAMPNLRTMDNLTEYWIEVNRLENQADQIHRKLLAMLFNGKYEAIEVLKLKQIVDVLEEAADAFEHVANTVETIAVKES from the coding sequence GTGCGCTTTCGTCTGACCCCCAGGGAGACGAGCTTCTACGACATGTTCGCCGCGTCCGCGGACAACATCGTCACGGGCTCGAAACTCCTCATGGAACTGCTCGGGGCGGACACCGCCGGCCGGGCCGAGATCGCAGAGCGTATGCGGGCCGCGGAACACGCCGGTGACGATGCCACGCACGCGATCTTCCATCAGCTGAACTCCTCCTTCATCACGCCCTTCGACCGCGAGGACATCTACAACCTCGCTTCCTGCCTCGACGACATCATGGACTTCATGGAGGAGGCCGTCGACCTGGTCGTCCTCTACAACGTGGAGGAACTGCCCAAGGGCGTCGAGCAGCAGATCGAGGTGCTGGCGCGGGCGGCGGAGCTCACCGCCGAGGCCATGCCCAACCTGCGCACGATGGACAACCTCACCGAGTACTGGATCGAGGTCAACCGGCTGGAGAACCAGGCCGACCAGATCCACCGCAAGCTGCTGGCCATGCTCTTCAACGGCAAGTACGAGGCCATCGAGGTGCTGAAGCTCAAGCAGATCGTGGATGTGCTGGAGGAAGCGGCGGACGCGTTCGAGCACGTGGCGAACACGGTGGAGACCATCGCCGTCAAGGAGTCCTGA
- a CDS encoding NUDIX hydrolase has product MTSSTNDTIVQAAGCVLWRHRSAGDLELALVHRPKWDDWSWPKGKLKRGETFEDAARREVLEETGYTCRLGTRLPSAHYTDHHGRPKEVRYWAAEVTDGAFAPNDEVNTLLWLRPAEAQRRLTYERDRDLISLVLIAVGTDEDPLD; this is encoded by the coding sequence GTGACTTCCTCCACGAACGACACCATCGTCCAGGCAGCGGGCTGCGTCCTGTGGCGCCACCGGTCCGCCGGAGACCTCGAACTGGCGCTGGTCCACCGGCCCAAGTGGGACGACTGGTCGTGGCCCAAGGGCAAGCTCAAGCGGGGCGAGACCTTCGAGGACGCGGCCCGGCGCGAGGTGCTCGAAGAGACCGGCTACACGTGCAGGCTGGGGACGAGACTCCCGTCGGCCCACTACACCGACCACCACGGGCGCCCCAAAGAGGTCCGCTACTGGGCGGCCGAGGTGACCGACGGAGCCTTCGCGCCCAACGACGAGGTGAACACGCTGCTCTGGCTCCGGCCGGCCGAGGCCCAACGGCGACTCACCTACGAGCGGGACCGCGACCTGATCTCCCTCGTGCTGATCGCGGTCGGCACGGACGAGGACCCTCTCGACTGA
- the pstA gene encoding phosphate ABC transporter permease PstA: protein MSNAAVAEKPASTLQGATLPKWSPYAIAGGSIVLAVLIGLVGSLDSKVQWGLIAAILFVVGTYVIASRIEGTRQAKDRIATSLVWVAFILAVIPLVSLLWTTISRGVKVLNIYFLTHSMGVVADSEPGGGIYHAIIGSLEQVGLATLIGAPIGVLTAIYLVEYGRGALSKWVTFFVDVMTGIPSIVAGLFILSLMLMWDMEPFGFAGSCALAILMMPVVVRSTEEMLKLVPNELREASLALGIPKWRTILKVVLPTAIGGITTGIMLAVARIAGETAPVLLLVFGNPFINNDPFHGAQASLPLYIYQQFAQSAGAGAAYDRAWAASLTLIAFVMILNLVARGIARWKAPKTGR, encoded by the coding sequence ATGAGCAACGCAGCCGTAGCGGAAAAGCCCGCGAGCACCCTCCAGGGCGCCACCCTCCCGAAGTGGTCGCCGTACGCGATCGCCGGCGGGTCGATCGTCCTGGCCGTCCTCATCGGACTGGTCGGCAGCCTCGACAGCAAGGTCCAGTGGGGCCTGATCGCGGCGATCCTCTTCGTCGTCGGTACGTACGTCATCGCCTCGCGCATCGAGGGCACCCGCCAGGCCAAGGACCGGATCGCGACCAGCCTGGTCTGGGTCGCGTTCATCCTCGCCGTCATCCCGCTCGTCTCCCTCCTGTGGACGACGATCTCGCGCGGCGTGAAGGTCCTGAACATCTACTTCCTGACCCACTCGATGGGCGTCGTCGCCGACTCCGAGCCCGGCGGCGGCATCTACCACGCCATCATCGGCAGCCTGGAGCAGGTCGGCCTCGCCACCCTGATCGGCGCCCCGATCGGTGTGCTCACCGCGATCTACCTGGTCGAGTACGGACGCGGCGCCCTCTCCAAGTGGGTCACGTTCTTCGTCGACGTCATGACGGGCATCCCGTCGATCGTCGCGGGTCTGTTCATCCTGTCCCTGATGCTCATGTGGGACATGGAGCCCTTCGGCTTCGCCGGTTCCTGCGCCCTGGCCATCCTGATGATGCCGGTCGTGGTCCGCTCCACCGAGGAGATGCTGAAGCTCGTCCCGAACGAGCTGCGCGAGGCCTCCCTCGCCCTCGGCATCCCGAAGTGGCGCACGATCCTCAAGGTCGTCCTCCCCACCGCGATCGGCGGCATCACCACCGGCATCATGCTGGCGGTCGCCCGTATCGCCGGCGAGACCGCGCCCGTCCTGCTGCTGGTGTTCGGCAACCCGTTCATCAACAACGACCCGTTCCACGGGGCCCAGGCGTCGCTGCCGCTGTACATCTACCAGCAGTTCGCGCAGAGCGCGGGCGCCGGAGCGGCCTACGACCGCGCCTGGGCGGCCTCGCTCACCCTGATCGCCTTCGTGATGATCCTCAACCTGGTGGCCCGCGGCATCGCCCGCTGGAAGGCCCCCAAGACCGGTCGCTAA
- a CDS encoding FAD-binding oxidoreductase: MERRSFIGGGVAAIAAVATTACNGKNTGGGAPTATATNASSSTGTTGTTGLRTTTAAAAANWAALARELDGTLVRPGDASWKTAHQLYNTRFDALKPAAVAYVANPDDIRSVLSYARAHNIRVAIRNGGHSYAGYSSGDGRLILDVSKLNKIRASGSSAVVGAGAKLIDVYRGLAAKGVTIPAGSCPTVGVSGLTLGGGHGVVSRAYGLTCDSLTQATLITADGKQLVANSTENKDLFWALRGAGNGNFGVVTELQFKTHPAPQAVSGYLTWPSSMAAAVVKAWQEWGPDQPDEIWSSCHLTNTPGGTPRVSVAAFSLGTYNELQNAVDKLAHLVGGNASSVSLKRHTYEESMEAYAGCTSFSTDAQCHLPGSTPGRSPQGALARETYVGRSDFFDRSISATGIQTMLNQMKAVRGNSGDIALTALGGAVNRVSPTATAFVHRRSRILAQYIVSWPSGTAGTSAQSWLTSFHNAMKPYASGAAYQNYTDPTLTNWRKAYYGDASTRLATLKKQYDPTHFFTYPQGL; the protein is encoded by the coding sequence ATGGAACGGCGTTCGTTCATAGGCGGCGGCGTGGCCGCGATAGCGGCGGTCGCGACCACCGCGTGCAACGGCAAGAACACCGGCGGCGGTGCCCCGACCGCCACGGCGACCAACGCCTCCAGCTCGACAGGCACGACCGGCACGACCGGCCTGCGCACCACCACCGCAGCCGCCGCGGCCAACTGGGCCGCCCTGGCCCGTGAGCTGGACGGCACCCTGGTCCGCCCCGGTGACGCCTCCTGGAAGACGGCCCACCAGCTCTACAACACCCGCTTCGACGCCCTGAAGCCGGCCGCGGTGGCGTACGTCGCGAACCCCGACGACATCCGCTCGGTCCTCTCCTACGCCCGCGCCCACAACATCCGCGTCGCGATCCGCAACGGCGGCCACTCCTACGCCGGCTACTCCTCCGGCGACGGCCGCCTCATCCTCGACGTGTCGAAGCTGAACAAGATCCGGGCGAGCGGTTCCTCCGCGGTCGTCGGCGCCGGCGCCAAGCTGATCGACGTGTACCGGGGCCTCGCCGCGAAGGGCGTCACGATCCCCGCCGGTTCCTGCCCGACGGTCGGCGTCTCCGGCCTCACCCTGGGCGGCGGCCACGGCGTGGTCTCCCGGGCGTACGGCCTGACCTGCGACAGCCTCACGCAGGCCACGCTGATCACGGCGGACGGCAAGCAGCTGGTCGCCAACTCCACTGAGAACAAAGACCTGTTCTGGGCGCTGCGCGGCGCGGGCAACGGCAACTTCGGCGTGGTGACGGAGCTCCAGTTCAAGACCCACCCCGCGCCCCAGGCCGTATCGGGCTATCTGACCTGGCCGTCGTCGATGGCGGCGGCCGTGGTGAAGGCCTGGCAGGAGTGGGGCCCGGACCAGCCCGACGAGATCTGGTCGTCCTGCCACCTGACGAACACACCCGGCGGCACGCCCCGCGTCTCGGTCGCGGCCTTCTCCCTCGGCACCTACAACGAACTCCAGAACGCGGTCGACAAGCTGGCCCACCTGGTCGGCGGCAACGCGTCGAGCGTCTCGCTGAAGCGGCACACGTACGAGGAGTCGATGGAGGCGTACGCGGGCTGCACGTCCTTCTCGACGGACGCCCAGTGCCACCTGCCGGGCTCGACCCCGGGCCGTTCCCCGCAGGGCGCGCTGGCGCGGGAGACCTACGTGGGCCGCTCCGACTTCTTCGACCGCTCGATCTCGGCCACGGGCATCCAGACGATGCTCAACCAGATGAAGGCGGTCCGCGGCAACTCCGGCGACATCGCCCTGACGGCCCTCGGCGGCGCGGTCAACCGCGTCTCCCCCACGGCAACGGCCTTCGTCCACCGCCGCTCCCGCATCCTGGCCCAGTACATAGTCTCCTGGCCCTCCGGCACGGCCGGCACATCAGCCCAGTCCTGGCTGACGTCCTTCCACAACGCCATGAAGCCCTACGCCTCCGGCGCGGCCTACCAGAACTACACAGACCCGACTCTCACCAACTGGCGCAAGGCGTACTACGGCGACGCGTCCACCCGCCTGGCAACCCTGAAGAAGCAGTACGACCCGACCCACTTCTTCACGTACCCGCAGGGGTTGTAG
- a CDS encoding metal-sensitive transcriptional regulator produces the protein MTTTEAGAAAAPSEPTREPVDEVTQEPVTHGYHHQKDEHLKRLRRIEGQVRGLQRMVDEDVYCIDILTQVSASTKALQSFALQLLEEHLRHCVADAAIKGGEEIDAKVDEATKAIARLLRT, from the coding sequence ATGACGACCACCGAGGCCGGCGCGGCGGCAGCGCCCTCCGAACCGACGCGCGAGCCGGTCGACGAGGTGACCCAGGAACCGGTCACGCACGGTTACCACCACCAGAAGGACGAGCACCTCAAACGCCTGCGCCGGATCGAGGGCCAGGTCCGCGGCCTGCAACGCATGGTCGACGAGGACGTCTACTGCATCGACATACTCACCCAGGTGTCCGCCTCCACGAAGGCCTTGCAGTCGTTCGCGCTGCAACTCCTGGAGGAGCACCTGCGGCACTGCGTCGCCGACGCGGCGATCAAGGGCGGCGAGGAGATCGACGCGAAGGTCGACGAGGCGACGAAGGCGATCGCCCGACTCCTCCGCACCTAG
- a CDS encoding inorganic phosphate transporter, producing MDTFALVVTILVALFFTYTNGFHDSANAIATSVSTRALTPRAALAMAAVMNLAGAFLGSGVAKTVSEGLIETPEGSKGMGILFAALIGAITWNLVTWYFGLPSSSSHALFGGMVGAALAGGTDVIWHGVVDKVVVPMFVSPVVGLVGGYLVMTAIMWIFRRANPHKAKRGFRIAQTVSAAGMALGHGLQDAQKTMGIVVMALVISGHSTYGDPIPVWVKIVCALMLSLGTYAGGWRIMRTLGRKIIELDPPQGFAAETTGAAIMFTTAYLFKAPVSTTHVITSAIMGVGATKRVKAVRWGVAKNIVMGWFITMPAAAIVAALAFWVVDLAVL from the coding sequence ATGGACACCTTCGCTCTGGTCGTGACCATTCTGGTCGCGCTCTTTTTCACGTACACGAACGGTTTCCACGACTCCGCGAACGCCATCGCTACGTCGGTCTCGACCCGGGCGCTGACTCCGCGCGCGGCGCTCGCCATGGCCGCCGTGATGAATCTCGCGGGTGCTTTTCTCGGTTCCGGGGTCGCCAAGACGGTGAGTGAGGGGCTGATCGAGACGCCCGAGGGGTCGAAGGGGATGGGGATCCTCTTCGCGGCGTTGATCGGCGCGATCACCTGGAACCTGGTCACCTGGTACTTCGGGCTGCCGTCGTCGTCCTCGCACGCGTTGTTCGGCGGGATGGTGGGGGCCGCGCTCGCGGGCGGTACGGACGTCATCTGGCACGGGGTCGTCGACAAGGTCGTCGTGCCGATGTTCGTGTCGCCGGTGGTCGGTCTGGTCGGCGGTTATCTGGTGATGACGGCGATCATGTGGATCTTCCGGCGGGCCAATCCGCACAAGGCGAAGCGGGGATTCCGTATCGCTCAGACCGTCTCGGCCGCGGGGATGGCGCTCGGGCACGGTCTTCAGGACGCGCAGAAGACCATGGGCATCGTGGTGATGGCCCTGGTGATTTCCGGCCACTCGACCTACGGCGATCCGATTCCGGTCTGGGTGAAGATCGTCTGCGCGTTGATGCTGTCGTTGGGGACGTACGCGGGCGGGTGGCGGATCATGCGGACGCTGGGGCGGAAGATCATCGAGCTGGATCCGCCGCAGGGGTTCGCGGCGGAGACGACCGGTGCGGCGATCATGTTCACCACGGCGTATCTCTTCAAGGCGCCGGTGTCGACGACGCATGTCATCACCTCGGCGATCATGGGTGTCGGGGCGACGAAGCGGGTCAAGGCCGTTCGGTGGGGTGTTGCCAAGAACATCGTGATGGGGTGGTTCATCACGATGCCGGCGGCGGCGATTGTGGCGGCGCTGGCGTTCTGGGTTGTGGACCTGGCTGTTCTGTAG
- a CDS encoding bifunctional lytic transglycosylase/C40 family peptidase, with product MLLVVGVYLVAGNLVNGAGGGSVALAKGAVPTAYSALVQKWGNLCPALNPALLAAQLYQESGFNPNAKSPAKAEGIAQFIPGTWATHGIDANGDGVRNVWDPNDAIPSAATYDCELAKYVKDVPGNQTANMLASYNAGAYAVIKYGGVPPYSETKNYVKTITTLSQSFAAPVSRVDPSEQAATAITYAQTKLGTPYLWGGNGTADQDGRFDCSGLTKAAFAQAGITLPRVANDQYNAGPHPQRAELLPGDLVFFSDDLTNSRAIRHVGIYVGGGYMIDAPRTGAVIRFDPIDTPDYFGATRVTEDGAKALPTTV from the coding sequence ATGCTGCTCGTCGTCGGGGTCTACCTCGTCGCCGGGAACCTCGTGAACGGGGCCGGTGGCGGGAGCGTCGCGCTCGCCAAGGGCGCGGTGCCGACGGCGTACTCGGCGCTCGTGCAGAAGTGGGGCAACCTCTGCCCCGCCCTCAACCCCGCGCTGCTCGCCGCCCAGCTGTACCAGGAGAGCGGGTTCAACCCGAACGCGAAGAGCCCGGCGAAGGCCGAGGGGATAGCGCAGTTCATCCCCGGGACCTGGGCCACGCACGGGATCGACGCCAACGGCGACGGCGTACGCAACGTATGGGATCCGAATGACGCGATCCCGTCGGCCGCGACCTACGACTGCGAGCTCGCCAAGTACGTGAAGGACGTGCCGGGGAACCAGACCGCGAACATGCTCGCCTCGTACAACGCGGGGGCGTACGCGGTCATCAAGTACGGGGGCGTGCCGCCGTACTCCGAGACCAAGAACTACGTGAAGACGATCACGACGCTCTCGCAGAGCTTCGCCGCGCCCGTCAGCCGGGTCGATCCCTCCGAGCAGGCCGCGACCGCCATCACCTACGCCCAGACCAAGCTCGGCACGCCGTATCTGTGGGGCGGTAACGGCACCGCCGACCAGGACGGGCGGTTCGACTGCTCGGGGCTGACCAAGGCCGCGTTCGCCCAGGCGGGGATCACGCTGCCGCGCGTCGCGAACGATCAGTACAACGCGGGACCGCATCCGCAGCGGGCCGAATTGCTTCCGGGAGATCTGGTGTTCTTCTCGGACGACCTCACCAATTCCCGGGCCATCCGGCATGTGGGGATTTATGTCGGCGGCGGGTACATGATCGACGCGCCCCGGACGGGTGCTGTGATCCGATTCGACCCCATTGACACCCCTGATTACTTCGGCGCCACCCGGGTCACCGAAGATGGCGCGAAAGCGCTCCCCACGACGGTGTGA
- the pstB gene encoding phosphate ABC transporter ATP-binding protein PstB — protein MSKRIDVSGLTAFYGSHKAIEDISMTVEPRSVTAFIGPSGCGKSTFLRTLNRMHEVTSGGRVEGKVLLDDEDLYGHGIDPVSVRREIGMVFQRPNPFPTMSIFDNVAAGLRLNGSYKKSELSDVVEKSLKGANLWNEVKDRLNKPGSGLSGGQQQRLCIARAIAVEPKVLLMDEPCSALDPISTLAIEDLIGELKERFTIVIVTHNMQQAARVSDRTAFFNLAAVGQPGRLIEIDDTERIFSNPSVQATEDYISGRFG, from the coding sequence ATGTCCAAGCGAATCGACGTAAGCGGGCTCACCGCTTTCTACGGCTCACACAAGGCGATCGAAGACATCTCGATGACGGTCGAGCCCCGTTCGGTGACGGCCTTCATCGGCCCCTCCGGCTGCGGCAAGTCGACGTTCCTGCGCACGCTCAACCGTATGCACGAGGTCACGTCCGGCGGCCGCGTCGAGGGCAAGGTCCTCCTGGACGACGAGGACCTCTACGGCCACGGTATCGACCCGGTGTCGGTCCGCCGCGAGATCGGCATGGTCTTCCAGCGGCCGAACCCGTTCCCGACGATGTCGATCTTCGACAACGTGGCGGCGGGCCTGCGCCTGAACGGCAGCTACAAGAAGAGCGAGCTGTCGGACGTGGTGGAGAAGTCCCTCAAGGGCGCGAACCTCTGGAACGAGGTCAAGGACCGCCTGAACAAGCCGGGTTCGGGCCTGTCGGGCGGCCAGCAGCAGCGCCTGTGCATCGCGCGGGCGATCGCGGTCGAACCGAAGGTCCTCCTCATGGACGAGCCCTGCTCGGCCCTGGACCCCATCTCGACCCTGGCCATCGAGGACCTGATCGGCGAGCTGAAGGAACGCTTCACGATCGTCATCGTGACGCACAACATGCAGCAGGCGGCCCGCGTCTCGGACCGCACGGCCTTCTTCAACCTCGCGGCGGTCGGCCAGCCCGGCCGCCTGATCGAGATCGACGACACGGAGCGCATCTTCTCCAACCCGTCGGTCCAGGCCACGGAGGACTACATCTCGGGCCGCTTCGGCTAG
- the pstC gene encoding phosphate ABC transporter permease subunit PstC, translated as MDISTKNPAEAPPPTPAPSAAVQKRTARGATRPGDRIFLGLSRGSGILLLVIMAAIAVFLTYRASLAISKDHANFLTTFEWNTNLLPPKFGIAVLAFGTVVSSIIAMVIAVPIAVAIALFTTHYAPRKLRGPVSYVIDLLAAVPSIVYGLWGALILVPHMVGLFGWLNDYLGWTGIFSWDEGAPRSMLTVGILLAIMILPIITNVSREVFRQAPQMIEEAALALGATRWEVIRMAVIPFGRSGVISASMLGLGRALGETMAVATVLSPDFIIHASLLNPGGGTFAQNIASKFSEASADGRDALIASGLVLFVITLLVNGAARLIIARRAEYSGANA; from the coding sequence ATGGACATATCGACCAAGAACCCCGCAGAGGCACCGCCTCCCACCCCAGCACCCTCGGCCGCCGTGCAGAAGCGCACGGCCCGCGGCGCCACCCGACCCGGTGACCGGATCTTCCTCGGTCTCTCCCGCGGGTCGGGCATCCTGCTGTTGGTGATCATGGCCGCGATCGCGGTCTTCCTCACCTATCGCGCCTCCCTCGCGATCAGCAAGGACCACGCGAACTTCCTCACCACCTTCGAGTGGAACACCAACCTGTTGCCGCCGAAGTTCGGCATCGCCGTCCTGGCGTTCGGCACGGTGGTGTCCTCGATCATCGCCATGGTCATCGCGGTCCCGATCGCGGTCGCCATCGCCCTGTTCACCACGCACTACGCCCCGCGCAAGCTCCGCGGCCCGGTCTCCTACGTGATCGACCTGCTGGCCGCCGTACCGTCCATCGTGTACGGCCTGTGGGGCGCCCTGATCCTCGTACCGCACATGGTCGGGCTCTTCGGGTGGCTGAACGACTACCTCGGCTGGACCGGGATCTTCTCCTGGGACGAAGGCGCCCCCCGCTCGATGCTCACCGTCGGCATCCTGCTGGCGATCATGATCCTGCCGATCATCACCAACGTGAGCCGCGAGGTCTTCCGCCAGGCCCCGCAGATGATCGAGGAGGCGGCCCTCGCCCTCGGTGCCACCCGCTGGGAGGTCATCCGCATGGCGGTGATCCCCTTCGGCCGCTCCGGCGTGATCTCCGCCTCGATGCTCGGCCTCGGCCGCGCGCTCGGCGAGACGATGGCCGTCGCCACCGTGCTCTCGCCCGACTTCATCATCCACGCCAGCCTGCTCAACCCGGGCGGCGGAACCTTCGCCCAGAACATCGCCAGCAAGTTCAGCGAGGCGTCGGCGGACGGCCGGGACGCGCTCATCGCGTCCGGTCTCGTCCTGTTCGTCATCACCCTGCTGGTCAACGGTGCGGCCCGGCTCATCATCGCCCGCCGCGCGGAGTACTCGGGGGCCAACGCATGA
- a CDS encoding phosphatase PAP2 family protein translates to MAVLAESGSNPDVDLLYDINGLAKDAPHWFDRGMEFVGEYGLLVAMVLLVVGCWWSVRRRGGEDSASSVAALVWAPLAASLAVLVNVPIRGFVERPRPFLDHTGLDVLISGKTDYSFVSDHATITMAMGVALFVADRRFGVVGIGLALLEGFCRVYMGVHYPTDVIGGFALGTAVALLLSPVAMALLTPVLKAVEGSAWGGWVVRSAGARGVGRDALIPGARSESSGTEERDLAA, encoded by the coding sequence ATGGCTGTACTCGCCGAATCCGGGTCGAATCCCGACGTCGATCTGCTCTACGACATCAATGGGCTCGCCAAGGACGCACCGCACTGGTTCGACCGCGGCATGGAGTTCGTCGGGGAGTACGGGTTGCTCGTCGCGATGGTGCTGCTCGTGGTGGGGTGCTGGTGGTCCGTGCGGCGGCGTGGGGGCGAGGACTCCGCGTCGTCCGTGGCCGCGCTGGTGTGGGCGCCGCTCGCCGCTTCGCTCGCCGTCCTCGTGAACGTGCCCATCCGCGGGTTCGTGGAGCGGCCCCGGCCGTTCCTCGACCACACCGGGCTCGATGTGCTGATCTCCGGGAAGACCGACTACTCGTTCGTGAGCGATCACGCGACCATCACCATGGCGATGGGGGTCGCGCTGTTCGTCGCGGATCGGCGGTTCGGGGTGGTCGGGATCGGGCTCGCGCTGCTCGAAGGGTTCTGCCGGGTCTACATGGGCGTGCACTATCCGACCGACGTGATCGGTGGGTTCGCGCTGGGTACGGCTGTCGCTCTGCTTCTGTCGCCGGTTGCCATGGCTCTGCTCACGCCGGTGCTCAAGGCGGTTGAGGGGTCGGCGTGGGGTGGGTGGGTGGTTCGGTCGGCCGGTGCGCGGGGGGTGGGGCGGGATGCCTTGATTCCGGGGGCTCGTAGCGAGTCGTCCGGTACCGAGGAGCGGGACCTCGCTGCGTAA
- the pstS gene encoding phosphate ABC transporter substrate-binding protein PstS, producing the protein MKLQRMNRRALTLGALAVSGALALTACGSDDNGGSSSSTSSSAANASSANCGAAKKGQQLLADGSSAQKNAIDAWVKAFSQACGVQINYKGGGSGAGVTSFNQGQLAFAGSDSALKPEEVTASKQVCSGGQGIDLPMVGGPIALGYNVPGVDNLVLDAPTLAKIFDSKITKWNDAAIKKLNPSATLPDLKIQAFHRSDESGTTDNFTKYLIATTAANWKYSGGKAWQAKGGQSAAGSAGVAQQVKATSGAIGYFELSYVGDGVKAVSIDTGAAAPVAPSTDSATKDIADAKVVGTGSDLSLKLNYNTKAEGAYPITLVTYEIVCDKGNKAATLPATKAFLTYIASEEGQKVLSTIDYAPIPDAIITKVRSTIASIS; encoded by the coding sequence GTGAAGCTTCAGCGCATGAACCGGCGGGCCCTCACCCTCGGTGCTCTCGCGGTCTCCGGCGCCCTGGCCCTCACGGCGTGCGGCTCGGACGACAACGGCGGCTCTTCGAGCAGCACCAGCTCCTCGGCGGCCAACGCCAGCTCCGCCAACTGCGGCGCCGCGAAGAAGGGCCAGCAGCTGCTGGCCGACGGCTCCTCCGCGCAGAAGAACGCGATCGACGCGTGGGTGAAGGCGTTCAGCCAGGCCTGCGGTGTCCAGATCAACTACAAGGGCGGCGGCTCCGGCGCCGGCGTCACCTCCTTCAACCAGGGTCAGCTGGCCTTCGCCGGTTCCGACTCCGCGCTGAAGCCCGAAGAGGTCACCGCCTCCAAGCAGGTCTGCTCCGGCGGCCAGGGCATCGACCTCCCGATGGTCGGCGGCCCGATCGCGCTCGGCTACAACGTCCCGGGTGTCGACAACCTGGTCCTGGACGCCCCGACGCTCGCCAAGATCTTCGACAGCAAGATCACCAAGTGGAACGACGCGGCGATCAAGAAGCTGAACCCGTCCGCCACGCTGCCCGACCTCAAGATCCAGGCGTTCCACCGCTCGGACGAGTCCGGCACCACGGACAACTTCACCAAGTACCTGATCGCCACCACCGCCGCCAACTGGAAGTACTCCGGCGGCAAGGCCTGGCAGGCCAAGGGCGGCCAGTCCGCGGCCGGCTCCGCGGGCGTCGCCCAGCAGGTCAAGGCGACCTCGGGTGCCATCGGCTACTTCGAGCTCTCCTACGTCGGTGACGGCGTCAAGGCCGTCAGCATCGACACCGGTGCCGCCGCCCCGGTCGCGCCCAGCACCGACAGCGCCACCAAGGACATCGCCGACGCCAAGGTCGTCGGCACCGGCTCCGACCTGTCGCTCAAGCTGAACTACAACACCAAGGCCGAGGGCGCGTACCCGATCACCCTGGTGACGTACGAGATCGTCTGCGACAAGGGCAACAAGGCCGCCACGCTGCCCGCGACGAAGGCGTTCCTCACCTACATCGCCAGCGAGGAGGGCCAGAAGGTCCTCAGCACCATCGACTACGCGCCGATCCCCGACGCGATCATCACCAAGGTTCGCAGCACCATCGCGAGCATCAGCTAG